Part of the Woronichinia naegeliana WA131 genome, TAGGTTCAAGAAGGCGGATGCCGGAAACTTTTTGGTCATTGAGTTTTTCCTTACATAAGATTTTTCATGGGCAAATCGTAGCAAATATTTACGATTGAGACAAGTAGCGGCCTTAGCCCAACCTACCCAATTTTTGAGTGCAATCTGTTTGTGATGGAAAAGGGCGATCGCTGTTTATCCACCAGATAGAGCAATTCTCAGGAAATCGCGATAAACCTCACAAGCCCCAGGAACTCCTAGGCAATATAATAAACCCAAAAGAATTACGACCTTGAGCCTTTGGAGCCTTTCAAGACAATGTTAAGCAAAGTCCCTGCCAAAATTGAAGCGATCGCAGCCCGTGAAATTCTCGATTCCCGTGGCCGTCCGACCGTTGAAGCTGAAGTCAGACTAGAAACCGGAGCCTTTGGCATTGCTCAAGTACCGAGTGGAGCCTCAACGGGCAGTTTTGAAGCCCATGAATTGCGGGATGATGACCCCAAACGTTACGGCGGGAAAGGCGTTTTAAAAGCTGTCCGTAATATTATCGAAAAGATCGAACCGGAACTGATCGGATTAGATGCCTTTGATCAGTTAAGCGTTGACCAGACCATGATCAAGCGTGACGGTACTACCAATAAAAAAGAGTTGGGTGCTAATGCGATTTTGGCTGTTTCCCTGGCCAATGCGAAAGCGGCGGCGGCGGAACTTGAAATTCCCCTTTATCGTTATCTGGGTGGCCCCCTCGCCAATGTGTTACCTGTTCCTATGATGAATGTCATCAATGGCGGAGCGCACGCTGACAATAACGTGGATTTTCAAGAATTCATGATCATGCCGGTCGGAGCCGAAACTTTTGGGGAAGCCCTACGCTGGGGAGCCGAAGTCTTTGCGGTTTTGGGTAAAGTACTAAAAGAACGCAAGTTGTTATCCGGTGGCGTGGGTGATGAAGGGGGTTATGCTCCTAATTTAAAATCTAACCAAGATGCCCTGGATATTCTCATTGAAGCGATTGAAAAAACGGGTTACAAACCTGGAACTGAAATTGCCCTAGCCATGGATATTGCCTCCAGTGAATTCTACAAAAATGGTCAATACACCTACGATGGTGCGCCTCACAGTCCCCAGGAATTTATTGATTATCAAGCTAAGTTAGTCAGTCAATATCCCATTGTTTCGATTGAAGATGGTCTTCAAGAAGATGACTGGGAAAGTTGGAAAGGTTTAACGGAAAAATTGGGAGCAAAAACTCAATTAGTGGGTGATGATTTGATGGTGACAAATCCCATTCGTTTACAAAAATCGATTGATTTGGGCGTTGCTAACGCTATTTTAATTAAGCTCAATCAAATTGGTTCTTTAAGCGAAACCTTGGAAACCATTTCTCTAGCCACCCGTTACAGTTACCGTTCTGTGATTTCCCATCGTTCGGGGGAAACGGAAGATACCACGATCGCTGATTTAGCCGTGGCCACCCGTGCGGGTCAAATTAAAACGGGTTCTCTCTGTCGCAGTGAACGGGTTGCAAAATATAATCGCCTGTTACGCATTGAAGATGAACTCGGCGATCGCGCTGTTTATGCTCCCAAATTAGGCCTTGGCCCCAAACATTCCTAGTTAATCTTAAAGATTAGAAAATTTGGTGGGAATTTACCCACCTTTTTTAAGCAATGGAAAAATTAAAGACAGTAAAACTTGGTACGGGGACAACCAACTTAGTTCTCATCACATCTGTTTCTTCGTGCAACCCCAAAAGTACCACAATGAAAAGTGGCACACAGTTTGCTTGATCTACGCTGTTTATAGGGCATGGTTTAACAATTAAACACCATATATGGCTACATTAAAAAAAAGTGAATGATTTTGTCAAAAAAGATTTACATTTTGTTAAAACGCATTTACATTCCGTTAAAATAAATGTAGGGTTGTAAACTAATTGATTGCTTGTCTCATCCAAAGGCATAATCTAAAATCAACAGAGATTGTTTTCTAAGATACACATACCAATAAAAGAGGTTTATTATGGCAACTCTAGAAAAAAATATACACGATATAGCTAGAGAAGCTAGAGAATGGGTTTCTTCGGAGGAAGGTCAAAAGACTATTGAAAAAGCCCTAAAAGAATCGAAAGAAGTGTTATCTCGTCTTCATCAATCATCAGCAAATAACGCAGAAACACTTAAAAGCCTTGCTTCTCGAAAAATTAGCAATTTTTAATCTTCTGAAAAATATTAGCTCGTTTTATTAGTTTATTTTTGACCTA contains:
- the eno gene encoding phosphopyruvate hydratase: MLSKVPAKIEAIAAREILDSRGRPTVEAEVRLETGAFGIAQVPSGASTGSFEAHELRDDDPKRYGGKGVLKAVRNIIEKIEPELIGLDAFDQLSVDQTMIKRDGTTNKKELGANAILAVSLANAKAAAAELEIPLYRYLGGPLANVLPVPMMNVINGGAHADNNVDFQEFMIMPVGAETFGEALRWGAEVFAVLGKVLKERKLLSGGVGDEGGYAPNLKSNQDALDILIEAIEKTGYKPGTEIALAMDIASSEFYKNGQYTYDGAPHSPQEFIDYQAKLVSQYPIVSIEDGLQEDDWESWKGLTEKLGAKTQLVGDDLMVTNPIRLQKSIDLGVANAILIKLNQIGSLSETLETISLATRYSYRSVISHRSGETEDTTIADLAVATRAGQIKTGSLCRSERVAKYNRLLRIEDELGDRAVYAPKLGLGPKHS